The Candidatus Binatia bacterium DNA segment AGCCCGAAGGTGCGCGGGTCGCCGTAAATGTTGCCGGAATAGCCCAGGCCTGAACCGAAGTCGATGCCGTAGGTGCGATACTTCCGATCGAACAAGTTACGCCCAAACAGCGCCACGTCGAGGCTGCCCCTCTGGAGCGGAATGCCGGTGTACGCCAGCCGTCCGTTGGCCAGTGCGTAAGCCCACCCCTCGTCCGCTTGCGCGCCGGCGGTCTGGTTGTTGGCGATGAACACCACCCGATCCTGCCAATACGTGTCGACGTGCGCCGAAAACGTTCCGGTGGTGGTCCGTGGTGCCGTGTACGTCAGCCCCACCGTCGCTTGGTTGTGAGGAGTGTGAGCGAAGGCGCGCTGGTGCGTCACGTCCACCCCCGGACCAGTAACATTGCCGTTCACATCAAACTGTGGCTCGATCCACTTGGTGTACTGCGGAGCCAGGAAGCTGTAGTTCACCGAAGCTTCGACGCCGCGCACAGGGATGGCCGCCGCCTCGAACTCCATACCCCAGATCTCCGCCTTGTCGGCATTTGTTTGCTGGCTAAATGCGCCAGATTGTCCACTGGGATGGAAAAGCGACACTTGGAAGTTACGGTAGCTGCTGAAGAACCCGTCAGCATTGACGCGTAGGCGGTTATCGAGCCACTGCGACTTGAAGCCGGCTTCGTACGATAGGAGCGTCTCCGGCTTGAAGCTGGTGAACGCGTCGCGGTTGGGGGCCGTAGGAGTGAACCCGCCCGCCCGGAATCCGCGGCTGATCCGAAAATAGGTCATCAAATCGTCGGTCCACTGGTAGGAAATGTCACCCATGGGCGAGATCCCGTCAGTGCCGCCGAAGGTTTTGCTCTTCGCGGCTCTGAAGGCATTGGCGGGACTCGAGAGGGAAAACCACGCGTGGTCCATGCGGACGTGCTCTTCCGTGTAGCGAATGCCTGCGGTCACGCGGAGCTTGTCATTCAGGATCGGGGGTGTCCACGTGGCCTGCCCGTA contains these protein-coding regions:
- a CDS encoding TonB-dependent receptor; this translates as YGQATWTPPILNDKLRVTAGIRYTEEHVRMDHAWFSLSSPANAFRAAKSKTFGGTDGISPMGDISYQWTDDLMTYFRISRGFRAGGFTPTAPNRDAFTSFKPETLLSYEAGFKSQWLDNRLRVNADGFFSSYRNFQVSLFHPSGQSGAFSQQTNADKAEIWGMEFEAAAIPVRGVEASVNYSFLAPQYTKWIEPQFDVNGNVTGPGVDVTHQRAFAHTPHNQATVGLTYTAPRTTTGTFSAHVDTYWQDRVVFIANNQTAGAQADEGWAYALANGRLAYTGIPLQRGSLDVALFGRNLFDRKYRTYGIDFGSGLGYSGNIYGDPRTFGLQMVYNFSAS